A single Musa acuminata AAA Group cultivar baxijiao chromosome BXJ2-1, Cavendish_Baxijiao_AAA, whole genome shotgun sequence DNA region contains:
- the LOC135597916 gene encoding exopolygalacturonase-like, with translation MADGVYNVKDYGAAGDGKTDNTKAFETAWSAACAAQGKATIVIPEGAYLLGPTIFKGPCKGIMVMQVKGQLLASTHLEDYNQYWLHFQYINGLVISGGGRFNGQGASAWPYNQCKKTNDCKPLPMNLVFSFVMNATIKSISSIDSKFFHIHVFESRNIIFDSIKISAPQDSPNTDGIHIADSTNIQVANSVIGTGDDCISIGSGCTNLTIFKVLCGPGHGISIGSLGKNAGEKDVIGLNVSNCNLTGTTNGLRIKTFQSSPSRLKATDFVFEHIIMNNVYNPIIINQNYCPSANCPKKDPSLVKIKNIKYRNIVGTFLSPVAYNLVCSEVAPCEGVELSDINIQR, from the exons ATGGCTGAcggtgtttacaatgtgaagGATTATGGAGCAGCAGGAGATGGCAAAACCGATAACACAAAG GCTTTTGAAACGGCATGGAGTGCGGCATGCGCGGCACAAGGGAAGGCAACGATAGTGATCCCAGAGGGAGCATACCTGCTCGGTCCAACAATCTTCAAAGGGCCATGCAAAGGCataatggtgatgcaagtgaaagggcagctactggcatccacccatctcgaagATTACAATCAATATTGGCTCCATTTCCAGTACATTAATGGATTGGTTATCTCAGGTGGTGGAAGATTCAACggacaaggagcttctgcatggccttacAACCAATGCAAAAAGACAAATGATTGCAAACCCTTACCCATG AACTTGGTGTTCAGTTTCGTCATGAACGCAACCATCAAAAGCATTTCTTCTATCGACAGCAAGTTCTTCCACATTCATGTCTTTGAATCAAGAAACATTATCTTTGATTCCATCAAGATCAGTGCTCCTCAAGATAGCCCCAACACCGATGGCATTCACATCGCCGACTCGACCAATATCCAGGTTGCCAATTCAGTCATCGGCACCGGTGATGACTGCATCTCCATCGGCTCGGGCTGcaccaatttgaccatctttaaGGTGTTATGCGGCCCAGGCCATGGCATCAGCATCGGTAGTCTCGGCAAAAATGCTGGTGAGAAAGATGTAATCGGGCTGAACGTGAGTAACTGCAATCTTACCGGTACAACAAATggattgaggatcaagacatttcaatcttctccatctaggttgaaggccactgatttcgtctttgaacacatcatcatgaataatgtcTATAACCCCATCATCATAAATCAGAATTATTGCCCATCTGCTAACTGTCCCAAAAAG GATCCTTCTCTAGTTAAGATCAAGAATATCAAGTACAGAAATATCGTGGGGACCTTTCTCTCGCCAGTAGCTTATAATCTAGTGTGCAGCGAGGTTGCTCCATGTGAGGGCGTGGAGCTCAGTGACATCA atatccaaagg